The genomic interval TCAGGGTACAGTGAGCAAAGGGTACTCTATTGTAGTCCTAATTTTGATATGTGTATATGTTGCTGGATTTGGATGGTCATGGGGACCATTAGGGTGGTTGGTTCCAAGTGAGATTTTTCAATTGGAGATTAGATCAGCCGGGCAAAGTATTACTGTTGCTGTGAGCTTTGTATTTACTTTCATTGTTGCACAAACATTTCTAGCAATGCTTTGCCATTTTAAGGCAgggattttcttcttctttggtGGATGGGTGGTGGTCATGACTGCATTTATGCAATTGCTTTTACCAGAGACTAAAAATGTGCCAATTGAGCAAATGGATGGAGTGTGGAGGGAGCATTGGTTTTGGAAGAAATATGTGGGTGAAGTGGATGAACAGGGTAAGATGGAGGAAGCTTGATATATATACACTTATTTGAATCAGTGAaggtaaaaattattagtttaacAAGTTTCTATATTTGGATTATTGATGCCCAAAAGTTTGGTGCTCTAAGCGAAAATCATACAGGACTCACACCAATCTCTAATAATCATTTTGTAAGAGATTGTTTGTcaatgtgtatatattttgtaacCTCAGTTTTTTCTACTTAAACTTTGAAAGCACATGAACTAAAGGtgtgactgatgaggtgtactaactttttcttgttttgttcaAGATCCATGCCAGcaagtgaaaaatatattgGTCCCGTTAGATTGCTTTCACGCATTTCTTGATTGTGAGAAGCTAGTAAAAGTCCATGCTCTCACATTaattcttcaattttcaaCAACATACTGCGATGTTGATCATATGTTGATACTGATATTATTGTCTGCCGGTCCGTTTAGTACTGCTGCTGCAGAACTATGGCTTAAGTTACAGctctaaagtgtttggtaaatcaTGGCTTGGCGGCTATTAATAAGATGATTCTATTCCTAAgttatttgatgaaaaaacTATTATAACATACTatcttttgtcaaaattattatgtatttttcaaataccatcaacttttattttatggcTCAATGGCTTTTACACTACAATACCAAAGGAAGCCCACACCTACGACTCAAGAGAGACTACGGCTCCTTGATTTATTTAAAGCCTCCAGTGTCTGCTATTTTGAACACACTACtatctcttctcttctttacTCATCTTTCTGTTGCTGTGAGAACTCAGTCTTGAAGATTAAGCAGCAGCCAGTATGGCAGTGGGCTTAGCAATAAGTAGTGAAGGCGGGCAAGATTACAATGGCAAGATCACTTCATTTGTTGTCTTGTCTTGTATTGTTGCTGCCACTGGAGGTCTTATTTTCGGCTATGATCTTGGAATTTCAGGTCTGTTTCTGCATATATTTCCTTCAcgttatttatataattaatgaatttgttGTGCTCAAATCTGTCCACTGATTCAACGATCTTGGATTACAGTCTTACCTTAGATGTTAAATGCGAATGTTTGACAAAcacttcaattatttttcaaagattgGTGTCTATTGAACACTTTAGCCGAAGTCCGTATTTAAATAATGCATGTAAATGTTCTCACTTGAGAATAATTACCACGTATCTACACATGCATGTTCATTATACCATAGAAATCAACAAATCCTAGTCTCACATGGCGTGCTTGGCATGATATCAGTGTATTTGATTAAATGAATTAGcgaaaaaaaggaagaaagaaaaaaaggagttCATGTAGTATAACTTTcgtgaaaaagtaaaaaaaccGATTGGAGGGTTATGAAGGATCatgcatttgattttttattgagtttataatatttaaatgtgaaTTTCAACATGAAGGTGGAGTAACATCAATGGAGCCatttttggagaaattttTCCCAAAAGTGTACAGAAAGATGAAGGAAGACACCCATATTAGCAACTACTGCAAGTTTGATAGCCAACTATTAACCTCCTTCACGTCCTCCTTATACATTGCTGGCCTTATTGCTTCCTTATTTGCCTCCACAGTCACTAAAGCCTTCGGGCGCAGAGCATCAATCCTGGTCGGTGGCACAGCATTTCTCGCTGGTTCAGCCCTTGGCGGTGCTGCATTAAACATTTATATGCTGATATTTGGGCGTGTATTGCTTGGAGTTGGCATTGGTTTCGCAAACCAGGCAAGTGTTTGATgtcctttttaaaaaaaaaaaaaatcaaagttttaatttgttgaacaattttcaattggttttaattttgttggttGCAGTCAGTGCCACTATATCTCTCAGAAATGGCACCACCAAGGCACAGGGGAGCATTCAACATTGGCTACGAATTATGTACTGCCATTGGAATTCTAGCAGCTAGTCTTATCAACTACGGCACCCAAAAGATCAAGGGAGGTTGGGGCTGGAGAATCTCCCTAGCAATGGCTGCAGCTCCTGCTTTAATACTAACATTGGGTGCACTTTTCCTGCCAGAAACACCCAACAGCATAATCCAACGCAGCAATGACCTCCAAAGGGCCAAACAGATGTTACAACGCATCCGAGGAACTGATGATGTCGAAGCCGAATTTGATGATCTCATCAAAGCAAGCTCTATTGCAAAAACCGTTAACCAtccatttaagaaaattatacaaagaaaatacagGCCTCAGCTAGTGATGGCAATACTGATACCATTTTTCCTACAAGTAACAGGAATCAATGTCATTGGGTTCTATGCTCCAGTACTCTTTAGGACAATTAAACTTAGTGAAAGTACCTCACTACTCATGTCTGCAGTTGTGACTGGCGGTATAGGTACGCTTTCAACAATCATATCGATGATCCTAGTCGATAAACTTGGCCGAAAAGTATTGTTCCTAGTTGGGGGAATACAGATGCTTGCCGCACAGGTAATGATTGGATCAATCATGGAAAATCAGCTCGGTGATCAGGGTGGATTCAGCAAAGGCAATGCTTACTTAATTTTAGTTCTAATTTGTGTATATGTAGCCGGGTTTGCAGTGTCATGGGGACCATTGGGATTTTTGGTTCCAAGTGAAATATTTCCATTGGAGATTAGATCAGCAGGGCAAAGTATTAATGTTGCAGTTGGTTTTTTGTTCACTTTCTTGATTGCACAAACATTTTTAGCGATGCTTTGCCATTTTAAGTCAgggattttcttcttctttggaGGATGGGTGGTGGTGATGACTACATTTGTGCACTTCTTTTTACCAGAGACTAAAAATGTGCCAATTGAGCAGATGGATAAAGTGTGGGGAGAGCATTGGttttggaagaaaattgtTGGGGAAATTAGTGAAGAAAGTAAGATACAAGAAGCAATATGATAGATATTGCTCCAGTGAATGAATTTAAGAGTTTCTTTTTAGtaaaatctttcttttttaaattagaaattatttgtCAATTGCATCTTATCTCTTTCGTCGTAATAATATgagtgtaaaattaaaaaaaaaatgagatggTAAATTTGgttcaatatattttatattggtCCCGCTTGTGGCTTgattactcaaatattgtcTGATAGTGAAGCCAATTAAAACGTcacacattaattttttaacactcAACGGCCCCACACGAACAGCTAGCTGCCCTGTTTGGTCAAGTGCTCCTTTTAAGCCTTCACTCTCTCTGCACTCATGAATATACAGACTACTCGCTCtactcttctcttctcttctttcccaTGCCATAAGTAATCAGTTTTGAAGATAAAGCAGCAGCACTGGCAGCAGATAATATGGCAGTAGGCTTAGCAATAACTTGTGAAGGAGGGCAACATTACAAAGGAAAAGTGACCCGATTTGTTGTCTTGTCTTGTATTGTTGCTGCCACCGGTGGGCTTATTTTCGGCTATGATATTGGAATTTCAGGTTTTTTCCCCCTTGCTGCTCATATCTCCTTCACGTTTTACTTATAATTCATCCGACCCACTGATGGATCAAAATCCTTCAATTATCTTTTGTCAACAGAAGCTTATTACCTTACCTTAGTTGTCCAgtaaaaatgaatgtttatgaaACACTTAATATTTTCAAGTGAAGATTGTTGTTTATCGGGCAATTTAGTTGTAGTACTTGCAAAATTTTGTAGAGTCATGACAATTATATGCATATCTTAAATAGAACAGACATAGTTTTAAGACacacaaacaattaatttagtGCGAAAgtctaattttgtaaaattttatatttttaggtAATTAGAGAGCTAGCCATAATATACCAAAAATTGACAAACTTCAACCCTCCACAAAGATACGAATAATGAAAACTGGAGTTGGTAagttttgtcattttgtaGCTAGTTAGTGTTGACTtgttaaaattcataaaatgaagatattgaaaatatatagaaaaggaaaatgacaTTTGCCCATAAAAAGTATTCATGGAGTGCTTGGCATGAAATTGACTGATGTGACGACAAATgcaatgattaaattatagaaCAATGCTAATTAGTTTGTGTGGCCAGATTTCACACATGTCCTAAACCAACCCCACgagtccttatatttttaattcataataaataaacccCAAGGTTTTAAACTAATTGAACTAAAGTCCTTAGGGATTACACTTTGTAGTCCTTGACTGTGATTTACCGTTAAAGAAAGTTGGTAATACAGTTAACAGAagccaatttaaaaatatttacccGTGAAAGTGTTTGTTAAGGTGGAGTGACATCAATGGAGCCATTCTTGAAGAAGTTCTTCCCAGAAGTGTACAAAAACATGAGAGAAGACACCAAAGTTAGCAACTACTGCAAGTTTGACAGCCAACTATTAACCACCTTCACGTCCTCTTTGTACATTACTGGCATTTTGGGTTCCTTAATTGCTTCCTCAGTCACCAGAGCCCTCGGCCGCAAAGTGTCAATATTGATTGGCGGCGTGGCATTTCTAGCTGGTTCAGCCCTCGGAGGCTCTGCATTTAACATTTACATGCTGATATTTGGGCGTTTGTTGCTCGGAGTTGGCATTGGTTTTGGAAACCAGGTAAGTGTTtgataatctttttattttttttcaaatgtttgttgaataatttttcagttggttttaattaatatcttgCAGTCAGTGCCACTATATCTCTCAGAAATGGCACCACCAAAATACAGAGGAACATTTAACATTGGCTTTCAATTATGTGGTGCTATTGGAGTTCTATCTGCTAATCTTCTCAATTACGGCACCCAAAAGATCAAGGGCGGTTGGGGCTGGAGAATCTCCCTGGCAATGGCTGCGGCCCCTGCCTCAATACTAACAATAGGTGCAATTTTCTTGCCAGAAACACCCAACAGCATAATCCAGCGCAGCAACGACCACCAAAAGGCTCAAAAGATGCTGCAGCGTGTTCGTGGCATAGCTGACGTTGAAGCAGAACTCAATGATCTCATCAGAGCAAGCTccatttcaaaatctattactCACCCATTTAAGAATATCgtacaaagaaaatacagGCCTCAGCTAGTAATGGCAATACTGATACCATTTTTCCAACAAGTAACAGGAATCAATATTGTTGGGTTATATTCTCCAGTACTGTTCAGGACACTTAAACTAGGTGAAAGTACATCACTACTATTGTCTGCATTAGTGGCTGGCGGTATGGGTACAGTTTTCGCAATCGTATCAATGATTCTGGCCGATAAATTTGGCAGGAAAGTATTGTTTTTAGTTGGGGGTATACAGATGCTTGTGTCACAAGTAATGATTGGATCAATCATGGCAGCTCAACTTGGTGATCGCGGTGGATTCAGCGAGGGCTATGCTTACTTAATTTTAGTTATGGTTTGTCTATACTCATCCGGGTATTGTTATTCATGGGGGCCATTAGCATGGTTGGTTCCAAGTGAAATTTTTCCACTGGAAATTAGATCAGCAGGGCAAAGTATTACTGTTGCAGTTAATTTCTTGTTTACTTTCTTGACTGCACAAACGTTTTTACCCATGCTTTGCCATTTTAAGGCAgggattttcttcttctttggaGGATTGGTGCTGATTATGACTACATTCATGCATTTCTTCTTGCCAGAGACTAAAAATGTGCCAATTGAGCAGATGGATAAAGTGTGGAGAGAGCATTGGTTTTGGATGAAAATTGTTGAGGAtgtgggagaagaaagtaagAAGATTCAACAAGCACTGTGATGCGAATTGCTCCTATAAATGAATCTAAAAGTTTCCTTTTAGtaaactctttcttttcaaattagtGCAATTTAGAAATACGagtgttggaaaaaaaaaaaaaaagattaggtggtaaatttgtttaatttatgtaCATTGAGATACATGTATACACAGAAAGTAAAAGTACATTGGTCCCGCTTGATTGTTTTCACATATTGTCGGATAGTGAAGCTAATTAAGACCCCATGGTCTCACATTAATTCTGCAGGATTCAACTGCCCCACATCCTGCCATGTTTGATCAAATGTTGATGCTGATATTAATCGTCTAGATATTTACTATTCAAGAGAGACACAGCTCTTTTTAAGCATTCAATAAATCAGCAATCTTGAACACACACACtactctctcttctcttctttctcttgATGTGAGTGCGGATCAGTTTTGTAAGTAAAACAGCAGCAGATATGGCGGTGGGCTTAGCAATAACTAGTGAAGGAGGGCAATATTACAATGGAAAAGTAACTCCATTTGTTGTCTTGTCATGTATTGTTGCTGCCACTGGCGGGCTTATTTTCGGCTATGATATTGGAATTTCAGGTTCTTTTTCCTGCTCTTATCTCCTTTATAATATGATTCATCTGGCCCTGATGGGTCTAAATCCCCCAATCATCTTTAATCTTCTCCATCCGCTCCAGCCGATCAATGACCTTGGATTAGGCTGGCTTGCGGAGTGCCATATAAAATCGGTGGAAACTTATAATTACAATCAGCTAAATTAAGCTTAGCTGCCCAGTGCATATGATGTTTATCAAATAACTTAATTGTCAAGTAAAGATTACTATTAATTCGTCGACGGTTTAATTGTGGTACTTGTAAATTTAGTAGATCATTgcagtgtttttttttttttttgggtatgaAAAGGGCATAGCAAAGCTCTGTACTTGtaatatttatcatatattataACAAATCCAAAAACCAAGGCCTACCagaagttcttctcgatagaTCATTGCAgttataaaacataattaaaaataaatctgcTATTGTTTTACGACTCAATTATAAACTGATTctagtttgaaaatttatttttgaaaaaaatataggtTTCAGCTGATTAACTGTAACTAGCtataaaacaacaacaatttacaaatttacaaagaCACAGATGTGCTCATGTAACTTGCAAAAATCTGTAAAATGCTGATATTTTAAGATAAGGATTTAGTGTTAACTTGTGTTGAGCACATGTTCTAACTTACCTTTCAATTTCATTCCTAACCTATGCTGAGAACTGAATCAACGGTTAGAATTTATCTAACGCTAATCTCATTTGAATCTAAACACCAACGCAATTGAGCATCAAATCCTTGTACGACgtgatatttcttttaatctaGGAGTCAACGAATCCTTCATTGGCCTCACATGCTGTGCTTGGCATGATATTGGTGGATTTGACGATAAATACGATGACCAATTGATGCCGAATAGGTTGCGTGGACAGATTTTAATGCAACTGTAAGGTGTCCCGAAACAAGACGGCTGTTCTTTAAATTAGGaccttttaaatttcaaagccCCCAAGAACTGATTTTTATTCGAGTTTTTATCACGCCAGTCCTTCcttttgtaattaataataaataaaccaaaCGTTTAAAAATATAGCACTTAAGACCTTTCGAGTTATACTTTATATTCCTTGACCAGGTGTTACGGTTAAGTAACATGGTTACAGGaaccaatttaaattttcaagcgaaatttattcattaatttttttcaaggtgacatttaaaatatttacttgTGAATATGTACGTTAAGGTGGAGTGACGTCAATGGAGCCATTTTTGAAGAAGTTCTTCCCAGGAGTGTACACAAAGATGAGAGAAGACACCAAAGTTAGCAACTACTGCAAGTTTGACAGCCAACTATTAACCACCTTCACCTCCTCTCTGTACATTGCTGGCCTTATAGCTTCCTTATTTGCCTCCTCAGTCACCAGAGCCTTCGGCCGCAAAGCATCAATTCTTGTCGGCGGCACAGCTTTTCTTGCTGGTTCAGCCCTCGGAGGAGCCGCATTTAACATTTACATGCTTATATTTGGGCGTGTGTTGCTTGGTATTGGCATTGGTTTTGCAAACCAAGTAAGTGtttgattataattattattattttattactatttctattactcttactattattattatcattattattattattatttggtttgtTGATCAGTTAGTTTCAATTTGTTGGTTGTAGTCAGTGCCACTATATCTCTCTGAAATGGCACCACCAAAACACAGAGGAGCATTCAACATTGGCTTCCAAGTATGTCTTGCCATTGGTGTTCTATCCGCTAATCTTCTCAATTACGGCACCCAAAAGATCAAGGGCGGTTGGGGCTGGAGAATATCCCTAGCAATGGCTGCAGCCCCTGCTTCAATACTAACAGTAGGTGCACTTTTCATGCCAGAAACACCAAACAGCATAATCCAGCGCAGCAATGACCCCCAAAAGGCTAAAAGGATGCTGCAGCGTGTGCGCGGCACAGCTGATGTTGAAGCAGAACTCAATGATCTTATCAGAGCAAGCTCCATCTCAAAAACTatcaaccacccatttaagaAAATCATACAAAGGAAATACAGGCCTCAGCTAGTAATGGCAATACTGATACCATTTTTCCAACAAGTGACAGGAATCAATATCATTGGATTATATGCTCCAGTACTACTCAGGACACTTAAACTAAGTGAAAGTGCATCATTACTCTTGTCTGCCGTTGTGACTGGTGGTATAGGCACAGTTTTAACAATCATATCAATGATTCTAGTCGATAAACTTGGCAggaaaatattgtttttagtTGGGGGTATACAGATGTTTGTTTCACAAGTAATTATTGGTTCAATCATGGCTGCTGAGCTTGGTGATCATGGGGGATTCAGCGAAGGCTATGCTTACTTAATTTTAGTCCTGGTATGTGTATATTCAGCCGGGTTTTCATATTCATGGGGGCCATTGGCATGGTTGGTTCCGAGCGAAATTTTTCCATTGGAGATTAGATCAGCAGGGCAAAGTATCACCGTTGCAGTTTGCcttgtgtttattttcttcactGCACAAACATTTTTAGCGATGCTTTGCCATTTTAAGGCAgggattttcttcttctttggaGGATGGGTAATGGTGATGACTACATTTATGCACTTATTTTTGCCAGAGACTAAGAATGTGCCAATTGAGCAGATGGATAAAGTCTGGAGACAACATTGGTTTTGGAAGAAATACGTGGGTGAAGTGGATGAAGAGGGTTAGATGTAAGAGGCTTGATTTGCCTCCAAGGCGTGATCGGATTGGTAACAGCACGAAATTTGTGGCTGCTGACCACCGAATTCAATCCTTAGAGGtaataatagagaaaaaaaaagttatttaagCTTTGCCCACccctttattaaaaaaaaaaaattgatttctaCTTAATTTTGCCTGTAAGTTTCAAACTTTCAATATTTCAGCTCTGcgttttatttgacttatcaATTCGCTGTAATTCGTTTGTGGGAGATTCTTTTATGCTGTGTTTAAATATAAGCACTAAGCCCATCAAAATCCTTTACTTGAGAAAAGCTGCAAAGTCCTTCAAAATCTATAGACATGTAATGGTCAAACACGTTGAATAACAACCCACTTGAAGTAAATAACACTTGAAGCAAATAATCACTTtccttttaacaaaaaatattttaataacaaaaaatttatttttttgaatggcGTTTTGAGGGaacattgatttatttaaaagaatttcgTGGGCAAAGTGGATGGGCATGGCAACATGAAAGAGAAATGATATTCATTTTATCGAAATGAGGAAtgagttaaaagataaaaataaatacatatatatttaaatattttattttatttttattatttaataaattatatatatatacacacacatttttaatttgatctttattttaataaaataaagatttttttcctGGACCTACATGTATTTAGATCAATAAAgggtaataaaaaaaaaagaagtccTCTTTGACTTGATGACTAAATGTTTGGTAGGACTCAGCAGTTTTAGTTGATAATTGGCCACTGACTCTTTGTCAATGCAGTTGTGAATCACACATAGCACCTCACATTAATTAGTCTTCAATAGTCAACAACCACGACCCCGCTTACAGCCATGATGATTACAAGGTGACAATGCTGATAGaaatatctcaaatttttatctcaaattctATCTCAAATGATATATAATTCATTGATTGGTTGATATTTTTACAAGATTcaagtgaattaattttattattctcaccaatcaattaatgaatgtcacatcatttaagataaaaaattttgatatgtgTATCACTACTCCAtacaaaaatgttaaaattgaaagatGAAAGAGtgctaacaaaaataatagtacaTCGGGGGAgtttatatgataattaattatttttcaattaatacaGTAACTCTGGTCGGATATAAAGTTATTTCTTgctgttaaaatttttcatttagtttCTCATGATAATACTGTTGTCTATGCTTACAAGTCAAGAAAGACCGCACGCAGCTACTTATAAACCTTCAATATCCGTAATCTTGATCACAAACGACACTTTTACTTTTCTCACTCTCCTTTATCTCTTGCTGTGAGTGCTGATTAGTTTTGAAGATAAAGCAGTAGCCAAATGGCAGCAGGCTTAGCAATAACCAGTGAAAGTGGGCCGTATTATAACGGGAATATGACTGTATTTGTTGTCTTGTCTTGTATTGTTGCTGCCAGCGGTGGGCTTATTTTCGGCTATGATATTGGAATTTCAGgttttttctccctttttctGCTTATATATATCTCCTTCATGATTTACTTATAACTCGTCAAGCCTCTGATGGTTTAAAACCTCTAGTTATCTTTATCACCCAGCCGATCAAAGACCTTGAATTGGGTTAGCTTACGGAGTTCCTTACAAAATCAGTAGAAACTTTTTGCAAACTTAATTACCTTATAGCTGcgagtaaaaataaaatgtttaccaaactctttaattattttttgaagatgaaatttaaaatacttacTTGTGAATTTGTATGTTCTTAAGGTGGAGTGACATCAATGGAGCCATTTTTGAAGAAGTTCTTCCTAGAAGTGTACAGAAAGATGAAAGAAGACACCAAGATAAGCAATTATTGCAAGTTTGACAGCCAACTATTAGCCGCGTTCACGTCCTCTCTGTACATTGCTGGCCTCATAGCTTCCTTATTTGCCTCCACAGTAACCAGAGCCTTCGGCCGCAAGGCATCAATCCTGGTTGGCGGCACAACATTTCTCACTAGTTCAGCTATCGGGGGCGCTGCATTAGATATTTACATGCTGATATTGGGGCGTGTGTTTCATTAGTTTGTTGGGATTGGTTTTACAAACCAAGTGAgtgtttcattatttttaattttcaaactgTTTGATTTGTTGAACAATTTTCAGttagttttaaatttgttgtttgCAGTCAATGCCCCTATATCTCTCAGAAATGGCACACCAAAACACATAGGAGGATTCAACATTGGTTTCCAAGTATGTGTTGCCACAGGAATTCTATCCGCTAATCTTCTCAATTACGGCACCCAAAAGATCAAGGGCGGTTGGGGCTGGAGAATCTCCCTAGCAATGGCTGTAGCCCCTGCTTCAATACTAACAATAGGTTTACTTTTCTTACCAGAAACACCCAGCAGCATAATCCAGCGCAACAATGATTACCAAAAAGCTGAAAAGATAATGCAGATTGTGCGCGGCACAGCTGATGTTCAAGCAGAACTTGATGATCTCATTAGACAAAGCTCTGTTTCAAAAAACATTAACCACCCATTTAAGAAAATCATAGATAGAAAATACAGACCTCAGCTAGTAATGGCAATACTGATACCATTTTTTCAACATCTGACATGAGTCAATGTCATTTCAGTCTATGCTCTTGTACTCTTTAGGACCATTAAGCTAAGCGAAAGTACATCATTGCTGATGTCTGCACTTGTCACTGGTGGTATAGGTACAGTTTCAACAATCTTGCCAATGATTCTAGCAGATAAACTTGGCAGGAAAGTGTTGTTTCTACTTGGGGGAATACAAATACTTGTGTCACAAGTAATGATTGGATCAGTCATGGCAACTCAACTTGGTGATCACGGAGGATTCAGCATAGGCTATGCTTAATTTTAGTTCTAATTTGTGTATACAACGCTGGGTTTACTTTTTTATGGTGGCCATTGGGATGGTTGGTTCCAAGTGAAATTTTTCCATTGGAGATTAGATCAGCTGGGAAAAGCATTACTGTTGCAGTTGGTCTTTTGTTTACTTCCTTAGTTGCTCAAACAGTTTTAGCCATGCTTTACCATTTTAAGGCAGGggtttttttcttctttggagGATGGCTGATAGCGATGACTACATTTGTGCACTTTTTTCTACCTGAGACTAAAAATGTTCCAATTGAGCAGATGGATAAAGTTTGGAGAGTACATTGGTTTTGGCGGAAAATTGTTGATGATGTAAGGGATGTTGATGCCGAGAAATGAGAATTTGTTTTCTTCGGGGAGTAACAGTACGAATCCAAGCTCAAATGTCAGTCTGATCACGACTTTTTATACCTACCAACAACAAAACACAGTTATGATACGCCGGTAGGGTTCCGGCGTAGACCCTCCGATActtaaattagaaattatgtataaagaaagaaaaataacgaAGAAGAATCAAGAATAAGGTGAAATCAAGAAATTCCCAGTGGAGTTGTTCAAAATCTTATCGTAAATGTAAGGCTTTAAGGTTGGTAATTTGTAgaatttttggttaatttttctAACCCCTTCACTTGATGCGCTCTTCAGTTTAAATAGCTCTTGGTTGTGAACAGTTACTTCCTTAACTTCAGCCCGCTTTTTTCAGCAGTTGCAAGTGGTTGTCAGTTGGAGGTGGTTTAAATAGATCGTGGCGCAGAACTTCCGTAAAAATTAGGCCACGTTCTCTCGACTAGTAATTTTTAATGTCAAGCTAATTCTTAGGTCAGAAAAATGTTGGATTACTTCACTTTCAGATCGGACAGATGAATTTCTCAATTGCTTATATAAGCTTGAggttatatttttaaactaGGTCATTCACATAGACCTCAGGTCGTACTTGTAAACCAGGTCGCCAACGTAGGCTCCAAGTTGTGCTTATGAGGTCAGATTAATAGAAATAAGTTCTGAGTATATTAGGATCGACTATATTTAGAGACATTACCAGaaaaatccaacccaaacAGAGGAAGAAAGTAAGATACAAGGAGCGgtatgatataaattttaatgaaggTTTGGAAGTACCTTATAAGTGATTAGctaaatttttaacatttgtATATTTACATCTAGTGTAGATACACTTGAAGTACTTTCAGAGAAAATCAGAAGCAACTGTTATG from Citrus sinensis cultivar Valencia sweet orange chromosome 9, DVS_A1.0, whole genome shotgun sequence carries:
- the LOC112495546 gene encoding hexose carrier protein HEX6-like: MAVGLAISSEGGQDYNGKITSFVVLSCIVAATGGLIFGYDLGISGGVTSMEPFLEKFFPKVYRKMKEDTHISNYCKFDSQLLTSFTSSLYIAGLIASLFASTVTKAFGRRASILVGGTAFLAGSALGGAALNIYMLIFGRVLLGVGIGFANQAMPLYLSEMAPPRHRGAFNIGYELCTAIGILAASLINYGTQKIKGGWGWRISLAMAAAPALILTLGALFLPETPNSIIQRSNDLQRAKQMLQRIRGTDDVEAEFDDLIKASSIAKTVNHPFKKIIQRKYRPQLVMAILIPFFLQVTGINVIGFYAPVLFRTIKLSESTSLLMSAVVTGGIGTLSTIISMILVDKLGRKVLFLVGGIQMLAAQVMIGSIMENQLGDQGGFSKGNAYLILVLICVYVAGFAVSWGPLGFLVPSEIFPLEIRSAGQSINVAVGFLFTFLIAQTFLAMLCHFKSGIFFFFGGWVVVMTTFVHFFLPETKNVPIEQMDKVWGEHWFWKKIVGEISEESKIQEAI
- the LOC102617727 gene encoding hexose carrier protein HEX6-like isoform X1, encoding MAVGLAITCEGGQHYKGKVTRFVVLSCIVAATGGLIFGYDIGISGGVTSMEPFLKKFFPEVYKNMREDTKVSNYCKFDSQLLTTFTSSLYITGILGSLIASSVTRALGRKVSILIGGVAFLAGSALGGSAFNIYMLIFGRLLLGVGIGFGNQSVPLYLSEMAPPKYRGTFNIGFQLCGAIGVLSANLLNYGTQKIKGGWGWRISLAMAAAPASILTIGAIFLPETPNSIIQRSNDHQKAQKMLQRVRGIADVEAELNDLIRASSISKSITHPFKNIVQRKYRPQLVMAILIPFFQQVTGINIVGLYSPVLFRTLKLGESTSLLLSALVAGGMGTVFAIVSMILADKFGRKVLFLVGGIQMLVSQVMIGSIMAAQLGDRGGFSEGYAYLILVMVCLYSSGYCYSWGPLAWLVPSEIFPLEIRSAGQSITVAVNFLFTFLTAQTFLPMLCHFKAGIFFFFGGLVLIMTTFMHFFLPETKNVPIEQMDKVWREHWFWMKIVEDVGEESKKIQQAL
- the LOC102617727 gene encoding hexose carrier protein HEX6-like isoform X2, whose translation is MEPFLKKFFPEVYKNMREDTKVSNYCKFDSQLLTTFTSSLYITGILGSLIASSVTRALGRKVSILIGGVAFLAGSALGGSAFNIYMLIFGRLLLGVGIGFGNQSVPLYLSEMAPPKYRGTFNIGFQLCGAIGVLSANLLNYGTQKIKGGWGWRISLAMAAAPASILTIGAIFLPETPNSIIQRSNDHQKAQKMLQRVRGIADVEAELNDLIRASSISKSITHPFKNIVQRKYRPQLVMAILIPFFQQVTGINIVGLYSPVLFRTLKLGESTSLLLSALVAGGMGTVFAIVSMILADKFGRKVLFLVGGIQMLVSQVMIGSIMAAQLGDRGGFSEGYAYLILVMVCLYSSGYCYSWGPLAWLVPSEIFPLEIRSAGQSITVAVNFLFTFLTAQTFLPMLCHFKAGIFFFFGGLVLIMTTFMHFFLPETKNVPIEQMDKVWREHWFWMKIVEDVGEESKKIQQAL
- the LOC102617435 gene encoding hexose carrier protein HEX6-like — translated: MAVGLAITSEGGQYYNGKVTPFVVLSCIVAATGGLIFGYDIGISGGVTSMEPFLKKFFPGVYTKMREDTKVSNYCKFDSQLLTTFTSSLYIAGLIASLFASSVTRAFGRKASILVGGTAFLAGSALGGAAFNIYMLIFGRVLLGIGIGFANQSVPLYLSEMAPPKHRGAFNIGFQVCLAIGVLSANLLNYGTQKIKGGWGWRISLAMAAAPASILTVGALFMPETPNSIIQRSNDPQKAKRMLQRVRGTADVEAELNDLIRASSISKTINHPFKKIIQRKYRPQLVMAILIPFFQQVTGINIIGLYAPVLLRTLKLSESASLLLSAVVTGGIGTVLTIISMILVDKLGRKILFLVGGIQMFVSQVIIGSIMAAELGDHGGFSEGYAYLILVLVCVYSAGFSYSWGPLAWLVPSEIFPLEIRSAGQSITVAVCLVFIFFTAQTFLAMLCHFKAGIFFFFGGWVMVMTTFMHLFLPETKNVPIEQMDKVWRQHWFWKKYVGEVDEEG